In a genomic window of Colius striatus isolate bColStr4 chromosome 2, bColStr4.1.hap1, whole genome shotgun sequence:
- the LOC133625000 gene encoding uncharacterized protein LOC133625000 isoform X3, with protein MSGSTARKVQPFTISTKLSLPKCAADFPGDACPGIALASALDAHRGLRRSLNERISLYLAQARASPAVPQGPPRSPSPGGDGGTDEERPNRSSLARSIKKITLSNWHGEAGAGNARGPVDQDRSGSERNHNNNNSRPGKAQFKLAGTPPSSLQKDSPKGKEPTEALRCGGQSGPGAAPLLDPSPLVAQFNREMLQAEGWVRGKLRDLKDGCDLQDWEEVAQTLQRDMKDFENTLIKLNQMGEQLMCRASPSAEAVHRQLLALRDQWQLLKQTAASQSKALGGLRSLQDFNRKAERLEAWIRHKEEKPSLAALLQESPDKIQLTRRILDLKQEEQQFQSLHKELNSLAQKLEKQGKSESRSISARRKHLNKMWLRLQGTLKEHHEALQLALEVAAFLQQADTLLGAIRAKQRSICSIGKPGESEPCRDRDVRDIASQVMMLDVTVSQLLSLQPSLAARVSPKHRDVKESWVQLQQALRTEKAPALVSSSLGSEAMALSPEPRGYNSSHGAVGKEAGDKRTRGPRSMVPKDVLEKMAENKRGEESSSGSPVVWQTPQGGDSKRRRREAEAECGTQQPEALVQDVCQAVNTDVSPHKEHTGPGVSLCSVGDPECREAARTQQEPLDTSSSARAVLLEGPEPGEPSHSPQVETMLQELGELWEDLQRKHQENGAVLREIDKALRLVGELDRAERWLQAVAGSLSEPAAMGSPAELRQRLEETAQLEKQLLLCGLKLQALREEVADEPPTKHDGARKMQRKVEMVEEKLARVQAALRCRAADLRDSLVLSEFLQDLQEEEARGRQGPAAPGSGRCGSQGSFPLLSAHVRQLPGSEDMSRPLGELQEAVEMLNDAAKERERVMEVAAETESLERRVAEVSPRLEALRCRAETLARDIAQAESSFAVVKSEKDLQGLQGLQSRQQELERAVSETLQGQLEELERASTHLQELCPAGLCAASQEAQGTLRAWAGLQDRLQQIRAHMQQAGLLHHFFKDYLAMISWTEDTRAQIFSESPSGHSHPETPCEELERRIEGKLKEFEALAASGQQLVSEEHYLSATIKERLEELQSMLGWVLVRWRAQKHQRDPGSKQEDRWDSESPSCTSPTNQEQHVLCAQPQLESIHSPVEFTPCSLLEPVQRQEPQLPTGAAPSPPALSGVGWSWGEPSSSTPCSVEPPKKAVIWDPAESSTLLLPPRGPSGLGGTVSLILSIGKKGERKKGQLVSVGERLGEEVPAPVETGKTSVMKRPPTVACCAPASSSGPPAAPHTLPKAGAGSLFNSLQRRERARAEQAQLLTLQGIMGASSLQPELEEHHGPSNTWPKKCGWRKEEPGAAAEAPLGGELLLYVRNPLVRDIDAESGATLRNPGLPNPKTMCPQLSLGSVLSLELPRDAVVLGCQQGAVVRQEEAEGQERRQGRRVMPQEPPGTQRAGWQKRVNVNGHGSQRLGTSLKGEQGTWFEEVSFNPSYSQHRAHGTGEERWSPLSPGSTSEDLLDFRPSQPSHVSVLHERLSWDGDELAAQLGQDGSPHGRGRARHCEAAQLELGPSPAGIPGRAGAGAIPGTTSAQQPAGSSQPGPPPASPTAPTQRSVLKWALESPQPHSPIPGVGGVCHPAHGQFEEEEEELQAIWDGASEQQAANPLASSHAYCHPGSRTGSLPSPDAGAGRPLILSSANNVLVAKFTLPTATRLLRSTSREECPGMGHGGGSPRGHGASPYAGQPVPTAPSNSPSAQDQQRHGEEEAEGSKALPVKTEFQMMEGTLERKHVLQAGGRKANCRAWGLFHTVLMRQTLCFYQDRRDSLKSSVVALPLNLSGAVCTPDAEYTKKTNCFRLQLRDGSEYLLRAPSQRLMNEWVSKLQQNSGFPEVDYFQAAAQRVESPSGAGGFSKVPSPGSSHLQGHHQIATAMSQEIMVLPHSNAWLQWPPGSQAGPAEGAVAAAEDTHGPKQREQQWSPRGSPALWDNSCQEDDYGLVANKRRSYSFTSATYQKISPVSVPQEAGEAGSSYSVTLYIGEQASAVPRTRCRSFVARPGSPRDAPAEKAPGPSRPKNKSVFKKFFGKRE; from the exons ATGTCGGGCAGCACAGCGAGGAAGGTGCAGCCCTTCACCATCAGCACCAAGCTCTCGCTGCCCAAGTGTGCCGCCGACTTCCCCGGGGACGCCTGCCCCGGCATCGCCCTCGCCTCCGCCTTGGACGCTCACCGCGGCCTCCGCCGCAGCCTCAACGAGCGCATCTCCCTCTACCTGGCCCAAGCCCGGGCCAGCCCCGCCGTCCCCCAGGGCCCGCcccgcagccccagccccggcggcGATGGGGGCACAGACGAGGAGCGGCCGAACCGCAGCTCCCTGGCCCGCTCCATTAAGAAGATCACGCTGTCCAACTGGCACGGGGAGGCCGGCGCCGGGAACGCGAGGGGACCCGTGGACCAGGACCGGTCTGGCAGCGAGAGGaaccacaacaacaacaacagcaggCCGGGGAAAGCTCAGTTTAAG ctgGCAGGGACCCCTCCATCGTCACTCCAGAAAGACAGCCCCAAGGGCAAAGAGCCCACTGAGGCACTAAGATGTGGTGGACAAAGTgggccaggagcagcccccCTTCTTGACCCCAGCCCTCTGGTAGCCCAGTTCAACCGGGAGATGCTGCAG gcagagggctGGGTGCGAGGCAAGCTGCGGGACCTGAAGGACGGCTGTGACCTCCAGGACTGGGAGGAGGTGGCTCAGACCCTGCAGCGAGACATGAAGGATTTCGAGAACACGCTGATAAAGCTGAACCAG ATGGGTGAGCAGCTGATGTGTCGGGCGAGCCCCAGCGCTGAGGCGgtgcacaggcagctgctggcccTGCGGGACCAGTGGCAGCTCCTGAAGCAGACGGCTGCCAGCCAGAGCAAAGCCCTGGGCGGGCTGCGCAGCCTGCAGGACTTCAACAGGAAAGCTGAGCGACTGGAGGCATGGATCAGGCACAAG GAGGAGAAGCCCTCCCTGGCTGCACTCTTGCAGGAAAGCCCAGACAAGATCCAGCTCACTCGTCGCATCCTTGATTTGAAGCAG gaggagcagcagttCCAGAGTCTGCACAAGGAGCTGAACAGCCTGGCCCAGAAGCTGGAGAAACAAGGCAAAAGTGAGAGCAGGAGCATCTCAGCCCGGCGAAAGCACCTCAACAAAAT GTGGCTGCGGCTGCAGGGGACCCTGAAGGAGCACCACGAGGCCCTGCAGCTGGCCCTGGAGGTGGCTGCCTTCCTTCAGCAAGCAGATACCCTACTCGGGGCCATCCGCGCCAAG CAGAGGAGCATCTGCAGCATTGGGAAGCCAGGGGAGAGTGAGCCATGCCGCGACCGGGATGTCAGGGACATAGCCAGCCAAGTGATG ATGCTGGATGTGACCGTGtcccagctcctcagcctgcagcccagcctggcagcccGGGTCTCCCCCAAGCACCGAGATGTCAAGGAGAGCtgggtgcagctgcagcaggcactgaG GACAGAGAAGGCTCCAGCACTGGTGAGCAGTTCCCTGGGGAGTGAAGCTATGGCTCTGAGCCCTGAGCCCCGAGGATACAACAGCAGCCATGGGGCTGTGGGGAAGGAAGCAGGAGACAAGAGGACAAGAGGCCCCAGGAGCATG GTGCCAAAGGATGTGCTAGAGAAGATGGCAGAGAAcaagagaggggaggagagcagctctggctccCCAGTCGTATGGCAGACCCCTCAAGGAGGGGACAGCAAAAG gaggaggagagaggcagaggcTGAGTGTGGGACACAGCAGCCAGAGGCCCTGGTGCAGGATGTCTGCCAGGCGGTGAACACG GATGTGTCCCCGCACAAGGAGCACACAGGTCCTGGGGTGTCCCTGTGTTCTGTGGGGGACCCCGAGTGCCGAGAGGCAGCACGAACGCAGCAGGAGCCACTGGACACCAGCtccagtgccagggctgtgctcctg GAGGGGCCGGAACCGGGGGAGCCCTCACACAGCCCACAGGTGGAGAccatgctgcaggagctgggggagctgtGGGAGGACCTGCAGAGGAAGCACCAGGAGAACGGTGCCGTGCTGCGGGAAATTGATAAG GCACTGAGGCTGGTGGGGGAGCTGGACCGGGCGGAGCGGTGGCTGCAAGCGGTGGCTGGGTCGCTGTCAGAGCCAGCTGCCATGGGGAGCCCAGCGGAGCTGCGCCAGCGCCTGGAGGAGACGGCccagctggagaagcagctcctgctgtgcgGCCTCAAGCTCCAGGCGCTGCGGGAGGAGGTGGCAGACGAGCCGCCCACCAAACACGATGGGGCAAGGAAGATGCAGAGGAAGGTGGAGATGGTGGAGGAGAA GTTGGCACgtgtgcaggcagctctgcGGTGCCGGGCAGCAGACCTGCGGGACTCCCTGGTGCTGTCCGAGTTCCTGCAGGACCTGCAAGAGGAGGAGGCACGGGGTCGACAGGGGCCTGCAGCG CCAGGGAGCGGGCGTTGTGGCTCGCAGGGGTCTTTTCCCCTGCTCTCAGCCCACGTTaggcagctgccaggcagtgagGACATGAGCCGGCCCTtgggagagctgcaggaggcCGTGGAGATGCTGAATGATGCAGCAAAGGAGCGGGAGCGGGTCATGGAGGTGGCAGCAGAGACGGAGAGCCTGGAGCGCCGG GTGGCAGAGGTGTCCCCACGCCTGGAGGCCCTTCGATGCAGAGCTGAGACACTGGCTCGAGATATTGCCCAAGCAGAGAGCAGCTTTGCCGTGGTGAAGAGCGAGAAGGACCTCCAGGGACTGCAGGGCCTGCAGAGccggcagcaggagctggag CGTGCGGTGTCAGAGACCCTGCAGgggcagctggaggagctggagagggcTTCCACCCACTTGCAAGAGCTGTGCCCCGCGGGGCTGTGCGCGGCAAGCCAGGAGGCGCAGGGCACACTGCgggcctgggctgggctgcaggacCGGCTGCAGCAGATCCGGGCCCACATGCAGCAGGCTGGCCTCCTGCACCACTTCTTCAAGGATTACTTAGCCATGAT CTCCTGGACAGAGGACACGCGGGCTCAGATCTTCTCTGAAAGCCCAAGCGGCCACAGCCACCCAGAGACTCCATGTgaggagctggagaggaggaTCGAAGGCAAGCTCAAGGAGTTTGAGGCACTGGCAGCGTCGGGGCAGCAGCTGGTGTCTGAGGAGCACTACCTAAGTGCAACA ATAAAGGAGCGCttggaggagctgcagagcatgctgggctgggtgctggtgcGCTGGCGAGCACAGAAACACCAACGGGACCCGGGAAGCAAGCAGGAGGACAGATGGGACTCAGAGAGCCCCTCATGTACATCCCCCACCAACCAA GAGCAGCATGTCCTGtgtgctcagccccagctggaGAGCATCCACAGCCCAGTGGAGTTCACGCCCTGCTCCCTCTTGGAGCCAGTGCAAAGACAGGAGCCACAGCTGCCAACGggagcagccccttccccaccagCCCTGTCAGGAGTGGGGTGGAGCTGGGGGGAGCCCAGCAGCTCGACACCCTGCAGCGTGGAGCCCCCCAAGAAGGCTGTCATCTGGGATCCCGCCGAGAGCTCCACACTACTGCTGCCGCCACGGGGCCCCAGCGGACTAGGCGGCACGGTCAGCCTCATCCTCAGCATCGGCAAGAAGGGCGAGAGGAAGAAGGGGCAGTTGGTGTCTGTGGGCGAGCGGCTAGGGGAGGAGGTGCCGGCACCG GTGGAGACTGGGAAGACCTCTGTCATGAAGCGCCCGCCCACTGTAGCCTGCTGTGCTCCAGCATCCAGCAGTGGgccaccagcagccccccacaccctgcccaaGGCTGGTGCCGGTTCCCTCTTCAACAGCCTGCAGCGGCGGGAGCGGGCCCGGGCTGAGCAGGCCCAACTGCTGACACTGCAGGGCATCATGGgtgccagctccctgcagcccgaGCTGGAGGAGCACCATGGCCCCAGCAACACGTGGCCTAAGAAGTgtggctggaggaaggaggagccaggGGCCGCCGCCGAAGCCCCGCTTGggggggagctgctgctctaCGTCAGGAACCCGCTGGTGCGAGACATCGATGCCGAGAGTGGGGCGACGCTCCGGAACCCAGGCCTCCCCAACCCAAAAACCATGTGCCCCCAACTTTCCCTGGGCTCTGTGCTCAGCCTGGAACTGCCTAGGGATGCAGTGGTCCTGGGGTGCCAGCAAGGAGCCGTGGTGcggcaggaggaggcagaggggcaGGAACGGAGGCAAGGCAGGAGGGTGATGCCACAGGAGCCCCCAGGCACGCAGCGGGCTGGATGGCAGAAGCGGGTAAATGTGAATGGGCATGGTTCCCAGAGGCTGGGGACATCCCTCAAGGGAGAACAAGGAACATGGTTTGAGGAGGTGAGCTTCAACCCCAGCTAcagccagcacagggcacaTGGCACTGGGGAGGAGCGCTGGAGCCCGCTGAGCCCCGGCAGCACTAGTGAAGACCTCTTGGACTTCAGGCCGAGCCAACCATCCCACGTCAGCGTGCTGCATGAGCGGctcagctgggatggggacgAGCTGgctgcccagctgggccaggATGGAAGCCCCcatggcaggggcagggctAGGCATTGTGAAGCTgctcagctggagctggggcCATCCCCTGCCGGCAtccctggcagggcaggggcaggagccaTCCCCGGCACCACCTCAGCTCAGCAGCCAGCCGGCAGCAGCCAGCCCGGCCCACCCCCAGCTTCCCCCACTGCCCCCACACAGCGCTCTGTCCTCAAGTGGGCGCTGGagtccccacagccccacagccccatcccAGGTGTTGGGGGGGTTTGCCACCCTGCCCATGGGCAGtttgaggaagaggaggaagagctgcAAGCCATCTGGGATGGGGCAAGTGAGCAGCAGGCAGCCAACCCTCTGGCAAGCAGCCATGCCTACTGCCATCCAGGGAGCAGGACAGGCAGCCTGCCCAGCCCTGACGCCGGTGCCGGCAGGCCTCTCATCCTCTCATCAGCCAACAATGTGCTAGTGGCCAAGTTCACCCTTCCCACCGCCACCCGGCTCCTCCGCAGCACGTCGAGAGAGGAGTGCCCTGGCATGGGGCATGGTGGCGGCAGTCCCCGTGGGCACGGGGCATCCCCCTACGCTGGACAGCCAGTGCCCACAGCCCCCTCGAACAGTCCCAGCGCCCAGGACCAGCAGAGGCATGgggaagaggaagcagaaggcAGCAAG GCCCTCCCTGTTAAAACGGAGTTTCAGATGATGGAGGGGACGCTGGAAAGGAAGCACGTGTtgcaggcaggagggaggaag GCCAACTGCCGGGCCTGGGGCCTCTTCCACACCGTGCTGATGAGGCAGACGCTGTGCTTCTACCAGGACCGCAGGGACAGCCTCAAG agctctgtggtGGCCCTTCCCCTCAACCTCTCCGGAGCGGTCTGCACCCCAGATGCTGAGTACACCAAGAAGACCAACTGCTTCAGGCTTCA GCTGCGAGATGGATCTGAGTACCTCCTGAGAGCCCCCTCCCAGCGCCTCATGAATGAATGGGTCTCCAAGCTGCAGCAAAACTCAG GTTTCCCCGAAGTGGATTACtttcaggcagcagcacagcgtGTTGAGAGCCCCAGCGGTGCAGGGGG TTTCAGCAAggtccccagccctgggagctCCCACCTCCAGGGACATCATCAGATCGCAACAGCCATGAGCCAGGAGATCATGGTGCTGCCCCACTCGAACGCCTGGCTGCAGTGGCCTCCAGGCAGCCAAGCTGGCCCAGCTGAgggggctgtggcagcagcag AGGATACTCATGGGCCCaagcagagggagcagcagtggTCACCCAGGGGCTCCCCCGCGCTGTGGGACAACAGCTGCCAAGAAGATGACTATGGGTTGGTGGCAAACAAGAGGAGGTCCTACTCTTTCACCTCAG CCACCTACCAGAAGATCTCGCCGGTGTCTGTGCCGCAGGAGGCGGGGGAGGCCGGGAGCAGCTACTCGGTCACGCTGTACATCGGGGAGCAGGCGTCGGCCGTGCCCCGGACTCGCTGCCGCTCTTTCGTGGCCCGGCCAGGGAGCCCGCGGGACGCGCCGGCGGAGAAGGCGCCCGGCCCCTCTCGCCCCAAGAACAAATCCGTCTTCAAGAAGTTCTTCGGGAAGAGGGAGTGA